Sequence from the Methylophilales bacterium MBRSF5 genome:
CTGTGGCAAGCTGGTTTGCTCGACCTGTGACAAAATTTTCAAAATTAAGATTTTTATTAAGCCCAGTTGTTTTATTAATTACTGCTTTTGGTGTTGTGTCCTCAACTTTAGGTTTTATCTCATTTTTTTCTTTACCTTTGTTGATTGGTTTAGAAATTTTTTTGCCTTTTTCAGTTACAAATAAAATTTTATTTTTAATCTTATGTTCTTTGCCAATTTCTATAATTTCTTTGGAGAACCGATCAGTAACCCACTGTTGGATGAACTGGTTGGGTGCTACAATCTCCAAGGAATTTTCTTGTTCTCGAATTGATAAAGGTTTTACCCAGGTTTTGAATTGTTGGGCGGTTAACTTTTTCTTTAATTGGGTTGAAACTATTTCCCAGAACTCTTCTGTTTTCATATTTAATTTTTTATTCTTGGATAGAAATGATAACGGATTTGTAAAAAGTTATCCACAGGCAAAATGCAAATATAACAATTATATAAATTGACTTTTTGATTAAATTTATGTATATTTCGCGATCAATTTAAATTTTATGGAATACCATCATGAAACGTACATATCAGCCTTCTAAGGTAAAAAGAGCAAGAACACATGGCTTTTTAGTTAGAATGAAAACTAAGGGCGGAAGATCTGTTATCGCTTCAAGAAGAGCTAAAGGACGAGCAAGGTTAGGTCTTTAATCTTTGATTGTAAGCTCGCTTACTCGATTGACAAATGCGGATGATTTTTCATCCGTTTTTATTTTAAGAAAGCGCTTTAGTGGTGAGTTTATTAACATTTTTCGTAAACCGAACCAATTAGAATACAACCGGTTCGGTCTCATTGTTGGCAAAAAAATCAATAAAAAAGCTGTTGCACGAAATTACATGAAGAGAGTGATTCGGGATGTCTTTCGACAGTTTGATAATTCAAGTAAGCTGGACATAATTATTCAAGTTAAGAAAAACTTTCATAAAAAAGACTATTCGATAGTCAAAAAGGATATTCATACCTTTATTAATACGCATGCTAAATAATCTCTTTATCCTTTTGGTTAGAATTTATCAAAGAGCGATTAGCCCTTTTTTTATTTCTTCATGTAGGTTTACGCCGTCATGTTCTGAATATACAATTGAGGCTTTAAAAAAATACAATGTTTTTATAGCTTTGTTTTTAGCTGCAAAAAGAATTTTAAAGTGCCACCCATGGAATAGAGGTGGCCCCGATCCATTACCATAGATATAGTTAGGAAAATATGGAAACCAAACGTCTAATATTATTTGTAGTCTTTTCATTTTCATTGTTGTTGTTGTGGGACTCTTGGCAACAAAAACAATTGCAAACAGAGCTGGCTGTCAGTAACGCTGAGCTTAGTGATCTTCAGCCAGGTGATTACGATTCAAGCAATATCGAAAACCCTGCATATCAGCTTGCGGATGATAAAAAAATAGTGGTGAAAACATCTTTGTACGAGGCTGAAATTAACACGGTCGGTGGAGATATTAGAAAACTAAAATTGGTGAATTTTCAAAACGACAACAAAGACGGTTTGTATGAAATCCTGAACGATGAAATGAACCCTCTCCTATATATCGCCCAAAGCGGCTTGATTGGTAAAAACCTCCCCACTCATAAGGATGTGTTTAAGTCGGACCAGTTACAATACGAATCAAACGATCAAGAAGTCCGCGTTCCTATCATCTTTGAAAATGAGGAAGTTAAGGTCGTCAAGACATACATCTTTTCAAACGATAACTACCAGATTAAGTTGGTCACCTCGATTACTAATAAAAGCGATGCTGCCTTACAGCCTCAAATATATTATCAGTTGTTACACGATCACAAATCCGCAGAAAAATCAGGCTTGATGCCGACCTTTACAGGCATA
This genomic interval carries:
- a CDS encoding 50S ribosomal protein L34, whose amino-acid sequence is MKRTYQPSKVKRARTHGFLVRMKTKGGRSVIASRRAKGRARLGL